In Phragmites australis chromosome 16, lpPhrAust1.1, whole genome shotgun sequence, one DNA window encodes the following:
- the LOC133895009 gene encoding uncharacterized protein LOC133895009, which produces MSQRRKISEMGFGGLLQISADRLETSALLVFLMDNLNPDSMVIDIGHENGLQINQIVVNKVLGIPYGDKDPPSSTEEENERALAEFKKTVLVEPNRDVTRKHLLDLIRKLVLDDDLAVRIFFLVAFNKLLFPGFGNNIRARDAFMTKHMYVFRDINWCKAVIDDLRQVALIWRSEKHKTIPGCALLLQIFYLDNLRCNCSIQHKLLPRARFFDNCTMQNIIIEDKRKDKAGKETYGKLPLKNIASTCYHFFELDSNESPEEARSTSSNTFPSIIGELGGLVYQIASTSSRNNAFEGMKVFDAKARQAIESVQKGSKMLVEAHSEFISTIRSILQSEVVEKRMEDNQHPTTPSIDITMSNVASHHNRCCESSAMQTDQPHSAAPSNEISDEPQKLHSHQGDASAFPEELQSHLPLQTAHDGTPRRMAPDCFSFAPDIDAVIRELSQAEKMQHAASVATNHDHGQLSKNGDEKLPAELEALRLHESSMMMGSRQLKV; this is translated from the exons ATGTCTCAACGTCGCAAGATTTCTGAGATGGGTTTTGGGGGACTCTTGCAAATTTCTGCAGATCGGTTGGAGACTAGTGCCCTTCTAGTATTTTTGATGGATAACTTGAATCCAGATTCAATGGTTATTGATATTGGACATGAGAATGGCCTGCAAATTAATCAAATTGTCGTCAACAAGGTTCTTGGTATACCATATGGAGATAAAGATCCACCTAGCTCAACGGAGGAGGAAAATGAACGCGCTTTGGCTGAGTTCAAAAAAACTGTCCTTGTTGAACCAAACCGTGATGTGACACGCAAGCATCTGCTGGACCTTATCAGAAAACTTGTCCTTGATGATGACCTGGCcgtaaggattttttttttggttgcttTCAACAAGTTGTTGTTCCCAGGCTTTGGCAACAACATAAGGGCACGTGATGCCTTCATGACAAAGCACATGTATGTTTTCCGAGATATTAACTGGTGCAAGGCGGTTATTGATGATCTGCGTCAAGTTGCGTTAATATGGCGCAGTGAGAAGCACAAAACTATTCCTGGCTGTGCACTTCTATTGCAA atattctATTTGGACAACCTGCGTTGCAATTGTAGTATTCAACACAAACTTCTTCCCCGGGCTAGGTTCTTTGATAATTGTACTATGCAAAATATAATTATTGAGGACAAGAGGAAGGACAAGGCCGGGAAGGAGACTTACGGGAAACTACCG CTAAAGAACATTGCAAGTACGTGCTACCATTTCTTTGAACTGGATTCTAATGAATCACCTGAAGAAGCACGTTCTACCTCGTCAAATACATTCCCCTCCATCATAGGAGAGCTTGGTGGACTGGTATATCAGATAGCCAGCACCTCATCAAGGAATAATGCATTTGAAGGAATGAAAGTATTCGATGCCAAAGCACGCCAGGCCATCGAGTCGGTCCAAAAGGGTTCTAAAATGTTAGTGGAGGCACACAGTGAATTCATCAGTACCATCCGGAGTATATTGCAATCAGAAGTTGTTGAAAAGAGAATGGAAG ATAACCAGCACCCGACCACTCCCTCCATTGACATAACTATGTCAAATGTGGCCTCACATCATAATCGTTGTTGCGAATCCTCTGCTATGCAAACAGATCAGCCGCACTCTGCTGCTCCCTCAAATGAGATCA GTGACGAACCACAGAAATTACACAGTCACCAAGGTGACGCTTCTGCCTTCCCGGAGGAGTTGCAGTCACATCTTCCCTTACAAACTGCCCACGATGGAACCCCTCGTCGAATGGCTCCAGATTGCTTTAGTTTTGCACCTGATATTGATGCGGTCATAAGAGAACTCAGTCAAGCAGAAAAGATGCAACATGCTGCGTCGGTAGCCACTAACCACGATCATGGTCAGCTCTCAAAGAACGGTGATGAG AAGTTGCCAGCTGAATTAGAGGCACTTAGGCTTCATGAGTCATCTATGATGATGGGATCAAGGCAGCTGAAGGTTTAA
- the LOC133895010 gene encoding GDSL esterase/lipase At5g03600-like, with the protein MKVLFAGCLLFLLLNVAHVECRVAPVESRRHDDDSSPDRLYKLFIFGDSIADDGNVPNPGLNRGSRAWYYPYGMSDDDHDNSPTGRFSNNMVQSDFLAKILGHDESPPPYAAHKARRGKKSNRINSSGMNFANASSGAVYLVPTLGAQIDQFSSLVSDGVITERDLDESVALVAYSGRDYGRISNSATDDYIARFADDVTEEIAGIVKQLQELGVPKVLVNSVPPLGCTPWMSRFTNYDHCDKRGNMISDAHNTALLDKLGKEKNVMLLDVNTMFTELVSPKPGSTLSKQFKYMYQPCCESIDASGYCGQYDGNRPLFRLCRNPDEYFYWDYIHPTHAGWKAVMQLLQGPIMAFLGISNLNHF; encoded by the exons ATGAAGGTTCTCTTCGCCGGCTGCTTGCTCTTCCTGCTCTTGAATG TTGCTCATGTGGAGTGCCGAGTCGCTCCTGTGGAGTCCCGGCGCCACGACGATGACAGCTCCCCCGACCGGTTGTACAAGCTGTTCATATTCGGAGACTCCATTGCCGACGACGGCAACGTCCCGAACCCAGGCTTGAACCGGGGTTCTCGTGCTTGGTACTACCCCTACGGCATGTCGGACGACGACCACGACAATAGTCCAACTGGTCGCTTTTCCAACAACATGGTCCAATCTGATTTTCTCG CCAAGATTCTGGGGCACGACGAGTCTCCTCCGCCGTACGCGGCGCACAAGGCACGGCGGGGGAAGAAGAGCAACCGCATCAACTCGTCCGGCATGAACTTCGCCAACGCCAGCTCCGGTGCCGTGTACCTGGTGCCGACGCTCGGCGCGCAGATCGACCAATTCAGTAGTCTCGTCTCGGACGGCGTCATCACAGAACGGGACCTCGACGAGTCGGTCGCGCTCGTTGCCTACTCCGGCCGTGACTATGGACGCATCAGCAACTCGGCCACCGATGACTAC ATCGCTCGCTTCGCCGACGACGTGACGGAGGAGATTGCAGGAATCGTGAAGCAGCTACAGGAGCTCGGTGTGCCCAAGGTGCTGGTGAACTCGGTACCCCCGCTCGGCTGCACGCCGTGGATGTCCAGGTTCACCAACTACGACCATTGCGATAAGCGCGGCAACATGATCTCGGACGCACACAACACGGCTCTCCTAGATAAGCTAGGCAAAGAGAAAAACGTTATGCTGCTCGATGTGAACACCATGTTCACCGAGCTTGTCAGCCCCAAACCAG GGTCGACGTTGTCGAAGCAGTTCAAGTACATGTACCAGCCGTGCTGCGAGAGCATCGACGCAAGCGGCTACTGCGGACAATATGATGGCAACCGCCCGCTGTTCCGGCTGTGCCGCAACCCGGACGAGTATTTCTACTGGGACTACATCCACCCGACGCATGCAGGCTGGAAGGCTGTCATGCAGCTGCTCCAAGGGCCCATCATGGCTTTCCTCGGCATCTCAAACCTCAACCACTTTTAA
- the LOC133895008 gene encoding protein FAR1-RELATED SEQUENCE 5-like, with product MDNTPVGHELSNELLHGQTIGTPPQAISPAAMITPDPDQLYYHDPSLAIAIVPNEEQRFESREEAYEFYCYYARQAGFDVRITKTKKMVGEFSCNRQGKCNFYKPGEERKKEKTSKRIGCKAFVKAFREMKSQNPYFYYEVQLDEDRVIKNIFWSHASQRAEYMDFGDVVTFDTTYRTNIYCMPLAMFVGSNHQLQNVIFGQALLQNEKTDTFEWLFKAFKDCMSAGPELKCILTDQDSSMAAAIPKVFPKTVHRLCRWHMLKKYKEELRKLYKAHSELKDKLHTVINHPLTPSEFEAAWIEVIDEHGIRENVAIEGLWNQRTLWVPAYFTNHYCGRMTSTQRSESVNNMVKSSGFASHMTSVNKFALVFYCSLANFV from the exons ATGGATAACACACCGGTAGGACATGAATTGTCTAATGAGCTGCTGCATGGACAGACAATCGGTACACCTCCCCAAGCAATATCTCCTGCAGCCATGATTACACCTGATCCTGATCAATTGTATTATCAT GACCCCTCGCTTGCAATTGCAATAGTGCCAAACGAAGAGCAACGTTTCGAGAGCCGTGAAGAAGCTTATGAGTTCTACTGCTACTACGCTAGACAGGCCGGGTTTGATGTTCGCATAACAAAAACTAAGAAAATGGTTGGTGAGTTTTCGTGCAACAGGCAAGGTAAATGCAATTTCTACAAACCAGGTgaggaaaggaaaaaagagaaaacctCAAAGAGGATAGGATGCAAGGCGTTTGTAAAGGCCTTTAGAGAGATGAAGTCTCAAAATCCTTATTTTTACTATGAGGTTCAATTGGATGAAGATCGTGTGATAAAGAATATCTTTTGGAGTCATGCAAGCCAACGTGCAGAATACATGGATTTTGGAGACGTGGTAACTTTTGACACCACGTATCGGACTAATATCTACTGCATGCCGCTTGCAATGTTTGTTGGCTCGAATCACCAACTACAAAATGTTATTTTCGGACAAGCACTATTGCAGAACGAGAAAACTGACACCTTCGAGTGGTTGTTCAAGGCGTTCAAGGATTGCATGTCAGCTGGTCCAGAGCTAAAATGCATCCTTACCG ATCAGGATAGCTCTATGGCAGCAGCTATACCAAAGGTTTTTCCGAAGACTGTGCACCGGCTATGCCGTTGGCACATGCTAAAAAAATACAAGGAGGAGTTACGGAAATTGTACAAGGCCCATTCTGAATTGAAAGATAAGCTTCATACTGTGATTAACCATCCACTAACACCTTCAGAGTTTGAGGCTGCCTGGATTGAGGTGATTGATGAGCATGGCATACGTGAGAATGTAGCGATTGAGGGACTATGGAATCAGAGGACGTTGTGGGTGCCAGCTTATTTCACAAATCACTATTGTGGACGGATGACATCGACACAGAGAAGCGAAAGTGTCAATAACATGGTGAAAAGCAGTGGATTTGCGAGCCATATGACGAGTGTAAATAAATTTGCACTGGTTTTTTATTGCTCATTAGCGAACTTTGTCTAG
- the LOC133896300 gene encoding uncharacterized protein LOC133896300, whose translation MSSPKSGAMTAGLMLVLLAINAGITYGGGYLLHLSLLGVLAGVNLIVIGVWMTDNPMAFAAITFPDIGALAAFPRRNLAIIGLIMVSSAITATAGAASPALCFGLFALFLLGISLINLEFSANS comes from the coding sequence ATGAGTTCTCCGAAAAGCGGGGCGATGACTGCTGGCCTGATGCTCGTGTTGCTCGCTATCAACGCGGGCATCACCTACGGCGGCGGCTACCTCTTGCACCTCAGCCTTCTAGGGGTTCTCGCTGGTGTCAACCTCATCGTCATTGGCGTCTGGATGACTGACAATCCGATGGCCTTTGCCGCCATCACGTTCCCCGACATAGGTGCGCTCGCAGCGTTCCCGCGTCGCAACCTTGCCATCATAGGGCTCATCATGGTTTCGTCCGCCATCACGGCTACCGCCGGCGCGGCGAGCCCGGCGCTCTGCTTCGGCCTCTTTGCTCTGTTTCTACTGGGGATTTCACTCATCAACTTGGAGTTTTCGGCAAATAGTTGA